The nucleotide window GTCGAGGCGAGCGCAGAACGCATCGACCAGTTGGCCATGACGGGGCGAGGCCTTTTTCCCAATGGCACCGAAGCGCATCTCTGCGTAGGTGATGGCCGAGATCACGATGCGATGGTTGCGCAGTACCGCTTGATGGTTAGGAAACTGAAAGTTGTTTTTACCCTGTTTTCAGGGCGTTAGCTTCTTATGCTGATGAGCGATCCTCTGTTTTATCCGGCTGCGGTTGTATAAATTCACAGTGCTTCGGTGGTTTATTATTCAATTTTATGAATTTTAAGCAGATCTTCCCTATGCCGCCTGTTGTAACCATCGTCGTTTCTTAAATTCCTGACGCCGCATCTCCAGTAATTTATCTGCCCTGATACCCGCTTCCGCACAGTTGAAGACCATTCTGCTGCCACACAGCACACACTGGTACGGATCTATCCGGGTAAACTGCTTCATCAAAGACGCAAAGCCTGGTTTTGGCGGTTTCTCCTTCTCCTTTATGTCCAGTGCCGCATACACCTCCGGCAGTAAAGCCCCCCGTTTCCGGTTGGCCAGAAAGCCGTAATACCGCACCATTTTAAAATGTCGTGAGGGGATATGGCTGATATAGCGCATCAGCATCTCCTCCTGGCTCAGATATTGGATTTTATGCTGACCTGTCCGGTGGTCATAGTAATGATGAACCACTGTCCCGCCACTGTAGTGGCGTAATTTGGAGGCTGCAACAGGTGGCCGTTTCAGGTAACGGCCGAGATAATTGACGTTTTGCCGTGCGTGCTTTGTCTTCTTGGCAAAGTGAATTTTCCATCGCCGCTGATATTGTGATTCTAAAAACTGGCACCATTCCCTGTAGTCGCGGATATGCCTGTAGCCTGCGGCGGCTAAATCCAGCGAAGCATAGTGCTGACGAAGCAGGGCAATGACAGCCTGACGCCAGTAACGCTCAGCCACCTTTTTTTTAAAGAAAACTGAGCGCCAGACGCCGTGTTTGCGGCATAACCCGCCACGGGTGACGGATAAATGGATATGCGGATGCTGGTTAAGCTGGCGTCCGTAAGTGTGCAGGGCGGCAAATAGCCCGATTTCAATGCCCATCTTTTCCGCCCATTTCAGGAGGGTATAGGCAGCACAAGCAAACAACTGATTGAGTAACGGCCAGTTAAGATTAAACGCCGGCCAGAGTTTATCGGGCATGGTAAAGGTGATGTGCTGCCATTCGCAGTCGGGGAGGATGTGTTGCTGCTCTGCTATCCATTGCTCGGTGGCTTTCATGCCGCAGGCGCTGCAGCCTTTACTTTTGCAGCTCTGACAGAAATATTTGGTGTGGGTGCAGTGAGCAGACTCACAGCAATAACGGCGTATCCCCATGGCACCGGTGCCGCAGGCGAGCATGCGCTCAATGACCAGTTTGGTCCATTCGGGGATAGTATGACCGCGATTGATGAGAAGACGATCCCAGCCGTCATCAATCTGAAAGAGGAGTTTTGCGGGGCGAGGAATATACATGCACCGGATTATAACGGGAGATGGTTACTGAAAACAGCCATTGACTTACAGAGTCTTAGCTCCGCCGCAGGCGGCTATTGTTCTGTACGCATGTGTATCTAGGATGCACAACGACTCGCCACCCGTTCGTGATCGGCTTGACCGTGTCACATTATTCTCTGACGGATAATGCGCCATCGGGTGAGGAAGGAATGGCCTACATTACGTTGATGCAAGAAAAAGCACGGCTGGAAGCGCTCTTACCAGAAGGTTGGGAGAAAGACTTTACCACCTTCTTTACGCTGGATAACTCAGTTCTCATGGCGCTGATGGCATATTGCACCGCATGCTCGGTTGATGGTGTTCAGACCCGCGACATGGGGCATACATCACGCAGTCCGCTCGATACGCTAGAAACTGCTCTTGATTTCCATATGCGCGATTGGTGGCAACCGACGAAAGCAAACTTCTTCGATCATCTGAAAAAACCGCAAATCATTGATGCCTTGAACGAAGCAGGGCAGACAGGTGCCGCGCGTGACGCCGACAAGATGAAAAAAGGCGATGCCGCCGAACTGGCTGAAAGCAAAATGGGGAGTAATCGCTGGGTTCCTGCTTGGATGTGTACGCCCGATGCACAAAAGCCCGCATCTGATGCGAAAAATTCGCCCGTAGTGTCTGAAATTGCCCCATCTGATGCACAAAACAGCGTATCTGATGCACAGAACGACGTTGATACTCATATCGCGAACGCCGCCTAACTTGGAGACGCTGCCCGAAAGGGCAGCGGTTTAACACATGAAATTTATTGGGACGCTGTTAAGAAAATCCGAGTTACACGCGATGAGCGCTGTCGAACTGGAACAGTTTGCCGAACGCGGTCAGGATTATCGGCATGTGCTGTCGTGTTCTGTATTGAATATTTTAAAAGTACCGCAGGGATGTGTCGTTGAAGCTGAATACGGCAGCGAGTTTGGCGGGCTATACCCCGTTACGCTACGGATTGCGCCAAAAGGCGAGTCGCCATAGGCGGAGTGGTACGTATCGAGTGCAGGAACAGAGTGTGATGGATGGTCTGTCTGCCGAGTTGATAGCGCCGGTCAAGTCGTTGACCTGTACTTTGATGTACATTTTCAGCCCGATCATCTTAACGCTCTGTTGGCAAAAGAAGCCCAGCACTATCAGGAGGTGGCAGCGTGATCCCTAATAATCTTGCACTCATTCCGCATAACGTCCATCAGTTTGCGGCAACGCAGGCCATCATCGATGTCGAACGCAAGCAGCTGCGCGGCACGCAACTCGGACAACATCCTTATGCGCGAGCTTTATTCCGGCACTTACGCGGCGGCGCAATGCGGATCACGGCCAAAGATATTCGCTTTGCAGCCGGTGACTATTCGCCAAAAGAGCGGGGCGGGGCGTCCAAGTCGGACTATATCGCCGCCCTCGACAAACTGATAGAGACGCGAGGGATGGATTGCCCGCTGCCGCTGTCGGGCAGCGCGGTTAAGCAGTATTTTCCCGATGAGCATTACCGACTATCAGAACGAAAAAATAGACAATGGGAACTGCGGTTTGCCCGTGTCGATAAAATTGAAGCTAAACAGCGCCAGCAAAAGCGCCGCCGCTATCAAACACAGGTGGCGCAGGCACAGATTGAACTGGCGTTTACTACGCCGAGTGAGCTAGCAGCGTGGTATAAACGCCAAGAACGGCAGGGGATTTTCGATGACGATCTCATTGAATGCGTCCATGCCTGGAGTCAACGTTTCTGCGGTGTACGTAGCCAGGTATTTTTATCAGGACAACCTTTGTGGGCGGTGCTCAACGATATGCATGACGAACTCGAGAGCTGAACTCCTATTGAGCGATGGCTGGATGAATTATCACTTCCCAATAAACTTAATTGAAGATGACGTTTTGAAGGAAAAAAACTGCAACTTTTGATCATTGTGATTCAAAAATGATGGGTAAACTGTTCTGCGTAGGGAGCTCATCATTTTTGTGTTTAAAATCTTAAAAATAATTGAGGTTATAATCTATAGATTATATACTGTAAATATAAGCTATAGATTATAAGGAATGAGCTTTGTGGACTGTTATTTTTACTACTCGTTTTGACCAGTGGTTTGATGAGCAAGATGAAGATGCACAAGAAAAAATCTTGGCTGATTTAAGTAATCTTGAAGCGTATGGACCAACATTGTCTCGCCCGTATGCCGATACGGTGAATGGCTCAAAATATCCGAATATGAAAGAGCTACGTATACAGCATGATGGTCGCCCAATTAGAGCGTTCTTTGCATTTGATCCCATTAGACGTGCAATCATTTTGTGTGCAGGCGACAAAAGCAACGACAAACGGTTTTACAAGACAATGATTCGTATCGCAGATGAGGAATTTTCAGCTCATCTTACTGTGATGGAGGAGAATAAATGAAAACACTACGCGACAAAATTGCCGCACGCACATCTGAAAGCCAAGCTCGAATTAAAGAAATGGCAGATGAAATGATTTTAGAGACAGGCTTACAGATGATGAGGGAGGAACTACGCCTATCTCAAACAGCACTCGCTCAATCAATGGGGGTTAGCCAGCCAGCAATTGCTCAGATTGAGCAACGCGGCAACGACGTTAAGTTAGCAACGCTAAAACGTTATATAGAGGCTATGGGCGGCAAACTGAGCCTAACTGTTGAAATGCCAGAAGGTAATGGGCGCATATTTCACATCTAATACCTAATACCTAATAGCGCTGGCATAGTTATCACAGAAGTCAGGTTAGGCTACGAAATCTAAAAGCCCTTACCGCAACTGTCAGGGCTTTTAAGGTAAAGATGCAGAAGCATACAGAGCAGTCGTATCTATTGCCGCTCTACACCTCATGGATGCGAAGAATTCGTATTTTCTCAGGAGTAAGTACGACGGTTGTATCTCCATGCAAATGTGAATCTTGCATGCCCCGTTCATAATCGGATATTGCATCAATACCCGCAGCCCGCAATAAATTTATTTTATGATCGGCAGTGATTTTGACTCCGTTGATAATCCCCTTTGAATAGCGGTGATAATCACAGAATAATACGTCATAGTGTGACTGAACTGAAATACAAACAGGGAGAGTATCATCCAACTTCTTTTGAATATCAGGCTGTTGGGCGAAAGGTAGATTTGTATTCAGTACAGCGGTATCTGACAACAGTTCGCATTCATAGACCCACACAGAACGATGAGCAAGAGAGCGGATCTTATAACAGTGGTTACGGGCTGCATTAAAGTTATCAGCGAACCATATTGCGTGTATGTCTCCTGACTCTGCTGTTCCTAAGTAATCAGTACTAAATTCAGAGAAATAAGTTTTACTTCCATGAAAAAGCTTCATATAGACACTCCATCACATGAAGACCCCTGTGATAACGCCCGTTAATCTAGGGGGGGCATTGTTTTCATAGGAATGCAAGCAACGAAAACAAACAAATTATACCTGTGTCATAATTAATTTGGATGCAATAGTCTGCTAGTTAATAATCGTTTGTTAAAATTATACATCCTAGCAAGCTTATACTTAGGGGCAGCTATTGCACAGACGATATTGGGATGTCTTAAAGTCGACCATTTTGTTCTCTTAACGTCAGCGCTTCAGTCGCTAACTCAACTATCTTTTCTATTTCTTTGCGACTTTCATAACGCTTGTAAGTTCTTAGGCTAATGTCCAATTCTTCGGCTGCTCTTTCTTGATCCCATCCAAAACCACGACGCCATAAACGAAGCTCAAAACCCGTCATTTTAGTCTCTCTAAAAGTGCCATTTTGGCACTTTATACTAATTCAATTAATGTGATTTGCAATTTTTAATGCATTGTAAAGTGCCAAAATGACACTTAATTAATATGATAATTCGTTATGTGCGACGTCATTTTTAAAGACTTACCCCCTAGGGCGTCTCCTTCGGACCGCGCGCTCGTGCTACGCACAGAGCCAGTCTGCGCCTGTCTCTGCCCATACGGGCTTCCCTCGCATGACGCAACCCCGTCGCTTGCATGGCCTTGCGGCCAGCCGCTTTCACTGCCCGACAGTTATCTGTCGGGCGCTAAGGCAGCCAGATGAATCTGGCTTTTCTGTGTCACCTTCCACCTTGCGCCGTCTACGTTTCCTTTTTGCAGATCAGCCTGCGTCACGGGACCTGAAAGTCAACAGGCCGCGCAAGCGCTGGCCGTATTAATTTTTGTCCTCTCAAGTTCGTCTCAAAAATGAACACGTCCCCTGTGGACTTTCACGCCGCGCGTGTCGCTGACCGTCTTCCTGCAAAAACGCCCCGCAGCCGGTTCTACCGGTTCGGAATGACACCAGAAAGAAGCCAGAGGCTTCAAAGGAGAAATCTATGTATCAGACGCTCAACTACACAAATACCGATCGCATGTTGTGGGATGCCGAGGCCGAACATGCCTACTGGCTTGCGCAAGAAAAAAAATCAATTACTGCGCCCGTAGAAATCAGCGTAGCGGCCTTTCACGACGCCGCAGGGCGCTATTTATCGGCTAACTGGATGTATTTTTTTGATGAGAACACAGACAGCGAATCATTTATGAGTGCTGACATGGTGTGCGGGAATGTGACGGATATTTATGTGCGAGTGGGGGCGCGTTACTTCCATTTTTGTGATCGCGAATCCTGCACCCATCAGGCCATTCTTCAACGTATTACACAGGAGGTATTAGCGAAAAATACGAACGTACAGATGTAAAAAAAGCAGGCTTTCGCCTGCTCTCTCATGCTGGTTTTGACCGTATCAAAGATAAACCAGCTTCAATCAATACATGGAGATTTAACCATGAAAACTGAAGTCACGATTATTGCGCCTTGTGCGGCGCATGTAAAGCAAAAACAGCAAAAACGTGTTTACCACGAAGACATTTCACCGCAGGCCATTGCGCCCGCGTTGAAATCCTTTGGGCGGCACATTGTGAAACAACAGCGTCGCCGCCAGTCGGTCAGGGTTCCCGCTATGCGTGGGAGTGATTGGGGGCAATTGTTGCGCGCCCTCGAATTAAAACGGGCTTTCGCCTGATTTAACTTTCCGCCTCATGCATAAGCATGAGGCGGTTCTCTGACACGACGAATAGAGGAATTATTTATGCAAAATACGGTTTTATCCCTTCATCATGGTGTAACTGATTCGATTTACATGGATTCCAGCACAGAGCAGGCGGGTGGCTTGATCCCTTCAGTGGAAATCGACCGTATTATTTCTATACGTGCCGAAGGATTGAAAAAGTATGCGGATGGACTGGCGATGTTGCATGACGCCAAGGCGTTGTTCTTATCGGTCAGTGGTGATCTCTCTACTGTTAACTTTGGGCAATGCGTTTTCGATGCCGTTCGCTGGGAATCAAATCCAAAACGTGACGACAAGGTGATTAAAAAAGGTATTGATGTTGATATATGGCAATACCTCATGAATGAAACAGGCATG belongs to Hafnia alvei and includes:
- a CDS encoding IS91 family transposase; its protein translation is MYIPRPAKLLFQIDDGWDRLLINRGHTIPEWTKLVIERMLACGTGAMGIRRYCCESAHCTHTKYFCQSCKSKGCSACGMKATEQWIAEQQHILPDCEWQHITFTMPDKLWPAFNLNWPLLNQLFACAAYTLLKWAEKMGIEIGLFAALHTYGRQLNQHPHIHLSVTRGGLCRKHGVWRSVFFKKKVAERYWRQAVIALLRQHYASLDLAAAGYRHIRDYREWCQFLESQYQRRWKIHFAKKTKHARQNVNYLGRYLKRPPVAASKLRHYSGGTVVHHYYDHRTGQHKIQYLSQEEMLMRYISHIPSRHFKMVRYYGFLANRKRGALLPEVYAALDIKEKEKPPKPGFASLMKQFTRIDPYQCVLCGSRMVFNCAEAGIRADKLLEMRRQEFKKRRWLQQAA
- a CDS encoding conjugation system SOS inhibitor PsiB family protein; this translates as MKFIGTLLRKSELHAMSAVELEQFAERGQDYRHVLSCSVLNILKVPQGCVVEAEYGSEFGGLYPVTLRIAPKGESP
- a CDS encoding plasmid SOS inhibition protein A, with the translated sequence MIPNNLALIPHNVHQFAATQAIIDVERKQLRGTQLGQHPYARALFRHLRGGAMRITAKDIRFAAGDYSPKERGGASKSDYIAALDKLIETRGMDCPLPLSGSAVKQYFPDEHYRLSERKNRQWELRFARVDKIEAKQRQQKRRRYQTQVAQAQIELAFTTPSELAAWYKRQERQGIFDDDLIECVHAWSQRFCGVRSQVFLSGQPLWAVLNDMHDELES
- a CDS encoding type II toxin-antitoxin system RelE/ParE family toxin — its product is MWTVIFTTRFDQWFDEQDEDAQEKILADLSNLEAYGPTLSRPYADTVNGSKYPNMKELRIQHDGRPIRAFFAFDPIRRAIILCAGDKSNDKRFYKTMIRIADEEFSAHLTVMEENK
- a CDS encoding helix-turn-helix domain-containing protein; the encoded protein is MKTLRDKIAARTSESQARIKEMADEMILETGLQMMREELRLSQTALAQSMGVSQPAIAQIEQRGNDVKLATLKRYIEAMGGKLSLTVEMPEGNGRIFHI
- a CDS encoding helix-turn-helix domain-containing protein translates to MTGFELRLWRRGFGWDQERAAEELDISLRTYKRYESRKEIEKIVELATEALTLREQNGRL